Proteins encoded in a region of the Trypanosoma brucei brucei TREU927 chromosome 5, complete sequence genome:
- a CDS encoding cell division control protein, putative (similar to Cell division control protein 5. (Swiss-Prot:P39964) [Schizosaccharomyces pombe]), with protein sequence MTRLHFKGGAWTNSEDQVLRASLTVYGLQNWERVASTLVKKTATQCRERWENFLDPRLNINEAWTAEEEENLVQLQSLFPNQWSLISQEVSRRCGMNRPAWLCEEQYHSLLDALEYRRQQESSESRNSASLTLGEFLEERKRQRGVHRGIETRTARPDAVNMEASEKEMVEFAMSRLANQDGKKGLRKERRKQLEHTSFLAKLQSNREAIESGTLSARAKKRMERAMMEDRSGPSEAYLVDSITEDIGEGGEGEESIASTKGKFQPIDLGTDKRAAGIQPKQRVLVKELRSTVDSDAGLPPPKGASSTGLNLNLLRVASAGAASLTPQLENNKVVASLEWVSKSTGSGCSVGEPRSDADPSSVGHERVDLDDLFASLPRVVDESRKLVAGTETNIDTLFGDLPDPFPGNHEAEEGLKEVPSAPASEDFGRSSSRPSVGSVGDTPVLLDFTSPSGRTLLGEAKRRVAAVGRHMFLHSKRSRGDSYEQCQGVNEVVNDDLGDGTTRQLVYALIANQLGITTQLLLHGSAARKGCVNGPGAITQQRKGVGAASLGLRRGGGVLDEQVSKVAECQEESDPDLWRSVKASEAIIQLDNQLHQQRGQVEALVSECSESVGSGKPGVKCPERIISVCFSPRSGYTYVCPTASGTAAKYGAKGYGCGIHRLVQSICLFWSERLREAQRKLIFYTEVRRAEQREMKRRLECVASQLEAVEQKERTLQEEFRNKQVS encoded by the coding sequence ATGACGCGCCTACACTTCAAGGGAGGTGCGTGGACAAACAGTGAAGATCAGGTACTCCGTGCGTCTCTTACGGTGTATGGACTGCAGAACTGGGAACGCGTGGCCTCAACGCtggtaaaaaaaactgcaacCCAGTGCCGGGAGCGCTGGGAAAATTTTCTCGACCCTCGGCTAAACATTAACGAAGCGTGGACggcggaggaagaggagaaccTTGTCCAACTGCAGTCGCTCTTTCCAAACCAATGGAGTCTGATATCTCAAGAAGTGTCACGTCGTTGTGGTATGAACAGGCCGGCGTGGTTGTGCGAGGAGCAATATCACTCCCTGCTTGACGCACTAGAGTATAGGCGGCAGCAGGAGTCCAGCGAGTCCAGAAACAGTGCTTCCCTTACCTTAGGAGAGTTTCTTGAGGAGCGCAAGCGGCAGCGCGGGGTCCACAGGGGTATCGAGACGCGCACCGCTCGTCCAGACGCTGTAAACATGGAAGCGTCTGAGAAGGAGATGGTCGAGTTTGCCATGAGCCGATTGGCCAATCAAGATGGGAAAAAGGGGCTGCGCAAAGAGCGCAGGAAACAGCTGGAGCACACAAGCTTCCTGGCTAAACTCCAAAGTAACCGCGAGGCTATCGAATCCGGCACGTTGTCGGCCAGGGCGAAGAAGCGGATGGAACGAGCCATGATGGAGGATCGTTCCGGACCGAGTGAGGCATATCTTGTGGACAGCATTACGGAGGACATCGGGGAAGgcggtgaaggtgaagagTCAATTGCCTcgacaaaaggaaaatttcAGCCAATCGATCTTGGCACAGACAAAAGGGCTGCTGGGATACAGCCGAAACAGCGCGTTCTTGTCAAGGAGCTTCGCAGCACCGTTGACTCAGATGCAGGCCTACCGCCGCCGAAAGGTGCGTCGTCTACCGGTTTAAACTTGAACTTGTTGCGTGTTGCAAGCGCCGGTGCAGCTTCCCTCACACCACAGTTGGAAAATAATAAGGTTGTGGCTTCACTCGAGTGGGTGTCTAAGAGCACCGGCAGCGGCTGCAGTGTTGGTGAACCTAGAAGTGATGCTGACCCGTCTTCCGTTGGTCACGAGCGTGTGGATCTTGACGATCTTTTTGCCTCCTTGCCACGTGTGGTTGATGAATCGCGCAAGCTCGTCGctggaacagaaacaaacaTCGATACTTTGTTCGGTGACCTTCCAGACCCATTTCCTGGCAACCATGAAGCAGAGGAGGGGCTCAAGGAGGTACCATCGGCTCCTGCTAGTGAAGACTTTGGGAGGTCCTCGTCGCGCCCCTCAGTGGGATCAGTCGGCGACACGCCAGTTCTTTTGGACTTCACCTCACCGAGTGGTCGCACCCTTCTTGGTGAAGCAAAACGGCGCGTCGCGGCCGTAGGACGCCACATGTTTCTTCACAGCAAAAGGAGCCGTGGCGACAGTTATGAGCAGTGCCAAGGTGTGAACGAGGTGGTGAATGATGATTTGGGCGATGGAACCACAAGGCAACTTGTGTACGCCCTCATTGCGAATCAGCTCGGTATAACAAcacaactgctgctgcatggGAGTGCTGCTCGAAAAGGGTGTGTGAATGGTCCTGGAGCGATCACGCAACAAAGGAAGGGCGTTGGTGCTGCCTCCCTGGGGTTGCGAAGGGGTGGAGGTGTGCTGGATGAGCAGGTCTCTAAAGTTGCAGAATGCCAAGAGGAGTCTGACCCTGATCTATGGAGATCCGTGAAAGCGAGTGAAGCCATCATCCAACTTGACAATCAGTTGCACCAGCAAAGGGGGCAGGTCGAAGCGCTCGTCTCGGAGTGTTCGGAGTCGGTGGGGTCAGGAAAGCCGGGGGTAAAATGCCCTGAACGTATAATAAGTGTTTGCTTCTCGCCCCGCTCCGGTTATACGTATGTTTGCCCCACTGCGTCCGGCACTGCAGCGAAGTACGGTGCCAAGGGTTACGGCTGCGGCATACATCGGTTGGTCCAGAGCATTTGCCTTTTTTGGAGTGAACGGCTGCGGGAAGCACAGAGAAAGCTCATCTTTTACACTGAGGTGCGCAGGGCAGAAcaaagggaaatgaagaggCGGCTTGAGTGTGTCGCTAGCCAGTTGGAGGCAGTGGAGCAGAAGGAGCGCACCCTGCAGGAAGAGTTCCGCAACAAACAGGTCAGCTAA
- a CDS encoding OSM3-like kinesin, putative: MGKKTNSAAENIKVLVRCRPLNDKEKSQGYKTSVDLDLTENTVTVQSVVGEPDRWTFDAVINNTFTQKDVFQQFIMPLVDSVLDGFNATVFAYGQSGSGKTHTMTGKLGDEDLKGLTPRSFEHVFDRISSMKATEPNKQFSLYVSFIELYNGKVHDLLARQQVPLALKENKDKSFFVQGAHIPQVKCIDDIFHQMEEGTERRRVAATELNADSSRSHSVFTLIIECTEVSEDGDSRSVTSKLNLVDLAGSERQSKTGALGDTLKEGCNINLSLSALGTVIDTIVKGKGHVPFRSSPLTMILKDSLGGSSKTVMFANINPSEHNVSETISTLRFADRAKQIKNKPVVNLDTKDQKIVELTELVHELREKLKKYDAGGTGALEQDVDDLTEKMGEMQVSLDNAVKAREADRADFENIKAMMEQERQNLTATIAELEERIATLQSDQQLAESNINAERLQREEILRLCSHYLRTEGGEEKINNATELEAVLRGRAHERHSSEMVGVQNELQKVQMELKQSLQEREAMKKEMSEKMQESKAALKSAESKLKKYEKKLSEAKEALKNAASSAAVSSNSEDGGSAASEKEVAKLRIALESAQKELEGRGAMANVEAKLQEIQKTQDETTRAYLEQMKQAREILSTPGESDSAVVKQLRNILKEDDKTYNIAVEHMKTMQNITTDLVAVVREAQIVPMVALNGDAAASQKALKKLKAVDASEAQVYANALSSLHDNVNKAHGQRNRILEALTESSEAPVDLREELRRVVQENNELRQRSSQLTAEVENLRLQATAELRNEVAKTANSPTRRDKHSKNAGDTAATGLKRGSSLLADADDIRVELEEERERNAALAQARVSLQEEVKALRAEAAEAEKRYVELQGKMRETMSEYERRLENSQGGADEIANLTSRLKERGEQVEQMRGLLEKQKALIVRSNQKSEALQQKLRDGMAEWQEKEMQYRQKIQERDENFQRVLNQRLQESTQNHRDETEQIEAKMKKLKKKIKKMEMEVDKCKEDYDRKVCECEELRNAVEEHKVDHMRLLRRMGQTAEEAQVYEKKEQIQNALERAKEERRRKKDLFALGEVENVRRADF, from the coding sequence ATGGGGAAGAAAACCAACAGCGCAGCGGAGAATATAAAAGTGTTGGTCCGTTGCCGTCCACTCAATGACAAGGAAAAGAGTCAGGGGTACAAAACATCAGTAGACTTGGACCTCACAGAAAATACCGTCACCGTGCAGAGCGTTGTTGGGGAGCCCGACCGTTGGACGTTTGACGCCGTCATCAACAACACCTTTACCCAAAAGGATGTCTTTCAGCAGTTTATCATGCCCCTTGTGGACTCCGTTCTGGATGGCTTCAACGCCACCGTCTTCGCTTACGGGCAGTCAGGGTCCGGTAAGACGCACACGATGACTGGGAAACTGGGAGATGAAGATCTGAAGGGTCTAACACCGCGCAGCTTCGAGCACGTGTTCGACCGCATAAGCTCGATGAAGGCAACGGAGCCGAATAAACAGTTTTCCCTCTACGTTTCATTCATTGAGTTATACAACGGCAAGGTCCACGACTTACTTGCGCGCCAGCAAGTGCCATTGGCCCTGAAAGAGAATAAAGACAAGTCATTCTTCGTGCAGGGGGCACATATCCCCCAGGTAAAGTGTATTGACGATATTTTCCACCAAATGGAGGAGGGAACGGAGCGCCGCCGTGTCGCCGCAACGGAACTTAATGCTGACAGCTCTCGTTCACACTCCGTTTTCACTCTCATTATTGAGTGCACGGAAGTGTCTGAAGACGGTGATTCCCGTTCGGTAACAAGCAAGCTTAACCTTGTCGACCTTGCTGGTTCCGAGCGTCAGAGCAAAACGGGTGCACTAGGCGATACGCTGAAGGAAGGATGTAATATCAACCTCTCACTTAGTGCACTCGGCACCGTAATCGACACAATTGTTAAGGGTAAAGGGCACGTGCCGTTCCGTAGCAGTCCTCTCACGATGATATTGAAGGATTCCCTCGGTGGTTCCAGCAAGACGGTGATGTTTGCGAACATTAACCCCAGCGAACACAACGTGTCTGAGACAATAAGCACCCTGCGTTTCGCGGATCGTGCAAAGCAAATCAAAAACAAGCCTGTTGTGAACTTGGATACCAAAGATCAGAAGATTGTTGAGTTGACGGAATTAGTGCACGAACTGCGGGAGAAGTTGAAGAAGTACGACGCAGGAGGGACTGGGGCGCTGGAGCAAGATGTAGATGATCTGACGGAAAAGATGGGGGAGATGCAGGTGAGTCTCGACAATGCTGTAAAGGCACGCGAGGCTGATCGCGCGGACTTTGAGAACATCAAAGCGATGATGGAACAGGAGCGACAAAACCTCACTGCAACGATTGCAGAACTGGAGGAGCGGATTGCCACGCTGCAGAGTGATCAGCAACTCGCGGAATCGAATATCAACGCGGAGCGGCTGCAGAGGGAAGAGATACTCCGTCTCTGCTCCCACTACCTGCGCACGGAGggtggggaggaaaagattAACAATGCCACAGAGCTCGAGGCTGTATTGCGTGGGAGGGCGCATGAAAGACACAGCTCGGAGATGGTAGGGGTGCAGAATGAGCTTCAAAAGGTCCAGATGGAGCTGAAGCAGTCTCTACAGGAACGTGAAgcaatgaaaaaggaaatgagtgaGAAGATGCAGGAGAGTAAAGCTGCTCTGAAGTCAGCAGAGAGCAAGCTTAAGAAGTACGAGAAGAAGTTAAGCGAGGCAAAGGAAGCACTAAAGAATGCAGCAAGTTCCGCGGCGGTTTCATCAAACTCAGAGGACGGGGGATCGGCGGCCAGCGAGAAGGAGGTGGCGAAGCTGCGGATTGCTCTGGAGAGCGCCCAGAAAGAATTGGAAGGTAGAGGTGCTATGGCGAATGTGGAGGCCAAGCTGCAAGAGATTCAGAAAACTCAGGATGAGACAACTCGCGCATACTTGGAGCAGATGAAGCAGGCGCGAGAGATACTAAGCACTCCTGGCGAGAGTGACTCAGCTGTTGTGAAACAACTCAGAAACATTCTTAAGGAGGATGACAAAACGTATAATATTGCAGTGGAACACATGAAGACCATGCAGAATATCACAACGGATTTGGTTGCTGTCGTGCGTGAAGCCCAAATTGTGCCAATGGTAGCCCTGAACGGAGACGCAGCTGCCTCACAAAAGGCATTGAAGAAGCTGAAGGCTGTGGATGCATCAGAGGCTCAGGTGTACGCTAATGCTCTATCAAGTTTACACGATAACGTAAACAAGGCCCACGGTCAACGTAATCGTATTCTCGAAGCGCTTACTGAATCCTCCGAAGCCCCAGTAGATCTAAGAGAGGAGCTTCGCAGGGTAGTGCAAGAGAATAACGAGTTACGCCAGAGGTCCTCACAACTCACCGCTGAGGTAGAAAACCTTCGTCTACAGGCGACGGCAGAGCTGCGTAACGAGGTCGCCAAGACCGCGAATTCACCAACAAGGCGGGACAAACACTCGAAGAACGCCGGTGATACCGCAGCCACTGGTCTGAAGCGTGGCTCCTCATTGCTTGCAGACGCTGACGACATTCGCGTTGAGTTAGAGGAAGAGCGGGAGCGAAATGCGGCACTCGCGCAGGCAAGAGTATCCCTGCAAGAGGAAGTCAAGGCGCTGCGTGCAGAGGCGGCTGAGGCGGAGAAGCGGTATGTTGAACTTCAAGGTAAGATGCGCGAAACAATGAGTGAGTACGAGCGACGGTTGGAGAATTCGCAAGGGGGCGCAGACGAAATTGCTAATCTCACCTCTCGGTTAAAGGAGCGAGGGGAGCAAGTTGAGCAAATGCGAGGGCTTCTTGAGAAGCAGAAAGCACTAATTGTGCGAAGCAATCAAAAATCAGAGGCGTTGCAGCAGAAACTACGCGACGGAATGGCAGAATGGCAGGAGAAAGAGATGCAGTACCGCCAAAAGATCCAGGAACGGGATGAGAACTTCCAACGCGTGCTTAACCAACGCCTACAGGAATCCACACAAAATCACCGCGATGAGACCGAGCAGATCGAggcgaaaatgaagaagcTAAAGAAGAAGAtcaagaaaatggaaatggaGGTGGACAAATGCAAAGAAGACTACGACCGAAAAGTTTGTGAATGTGAAGAACTGCGCAATGCCGTTGAAGAGCACAAGGTGGACCACATGCGGTTGCTGCGGCGAATGGGACAGACGGCGGAAGAGGCGCAAGTGTATgagaagaaggaacaaaTACAAAATGCGCTCGAACGCGCAAAGGAGGAGCGGCGGCGCAAGAAGGATCTATTTGCTCTTGGTGAAGTGGAGAACGTCCGAAGAGCTGATTTCTAA
- a CDS encoding inosine-5'-monophosphate dehydrogenase, putative: MSFNESASIPTGLTYDDVLIIPQHSRVTSRKEVNTTTRLSRNVKLSIPIVASNMDTVCEQRMAVAMAREGGIGILHRFCSIEEQCAMLREVKRAQSFLIESPRIILPHETAREAWEGLNWKGRVGGVGCLLVVNCKNERKLLGIITRHDLKLADESTTVESLMTPVDKMVVSTNTSISLEEVTHLMRKGRTANVPIVGQNGQLLYLVTLSDVVKLRKNKQASLDSRGRLLVGAAVGVKKDDMNRAIRLVEAGADVLVVDIAHGHSDLCINMVKRLKGDPRTASVDIIAGNIASAEAAEALIDAGADGLKIGVGPGSICITRLVAGAGVPQLSAVLACTRVARRRGVPCIADGGLRTSGDISKAIGAGADTVMLGNMLAGTDEAPGRVLVKDGQKVKIIRGMAGFGANLSKAERERTQDEDVFSSLVPEGVEGSVACKGPVGPIVRQLVGGLRSGMSYSGAKSIEEMQRRTRFVRMTGAGLRESGSHGVAKL; the protein is encoded by the coding sequence ATGTCCTTCAATGAATCGGCATCCATTCCCACAGGTCTCACGTACGATGATGTCCTCATAATCCCGCAGCACAGCCGGGTGACCTCCCGCAAGGAGGTGAATACCACCACTCGACTCTCGCGTAATGTAAAACTCAGCATTCCTATCGTTGCCAGTAACATGGACACGGTGTGTGAACAGCGGATGGCGGTCGCCATGGCTCGTGAGGGGGGTATTGGTATTTTACATCGCTTTTGCAGCATTGAGGAGCAGTGCGCGATGCTGCGGGAGGTGAAGCGCGCACAGTCCTTCCTTATTGAGAGCCCCCGCATAATTTTGCCTCACGAAACGGCTCGTGAGGCATGGGAGGGGTTGAACTGGAAGGGGCGCGTGGGTGGCGTGGGTTGCCTATTGGTTGTGAACTGCAAGAATGAGCGCAAACTGTTGGGCATAATCACCAGACACGATCTTAAACTCGCTGACGAGAGCACGACAGTGGAATCACTAATGACGCCCGTAGACAAAATGGTGGTTTCGACGAATACATCCATATCGCTGGAGGAGGTAACGCACTTGATGCGGAAGGGGCGCACGGCAAACGTTCCTATCGTTGGGCAAAACGGTCAGTTGCTGTACCTTGTGACTCTCTCTGATGTTGTGAAGTtgagaaagaacaaacagGCGTCGCTTGACTCCCGTGGTCGCCTTCTTGTCGGGGCTGCCGTGGGTGTGAAGAAAGACGACATGAACCGCGCCATCAGACTCGTGGAGGCTGGTGCCGATGTTCTTGTGGTCGATATTGCACACGGACACAGCGATCTGTGTATCAATATGGTAAAGCGCCTTAAGGGGGACCCGCGCACCGCTAGTGTGGATATTATCGCCGGGAACATCGCGTCAGCCGAGGCTGCGGAGGCGTTAATTGATGCTGGTGCCGATGGGCTGAAAATTGGTGTCGGTCCTGGGAGTATTTGCATTACCCGCCTCGTTGCTGGCGCCGGTGTGCCTCAACTAAGCGCTGTGTTGGCATGCACGCGGGTGGCACGTCGCAGGGGTGTACCTTGTATTGCCGATGGTGGACTGCGGACGTCCGGGGATATCAGCAAGGCGATTGGTGCTGGTGCTGACACTGTGATGTTGGGAAATATGCTCGCTGGAACGGACGAAGCTCCGGGTCGTGTGCTCGTTAAGGATGGGCAGAAGGTCAAGATCATTCGGGGGATGGCGGGATTCGGTGCCAACCTAAGCAAGGCCGAGCGGGAACGAACTCAGGATGAAGATGTCTTCTCATCTTTGGTCCCTGAGGGTGTGGAGGGGAGTGTGGCGTGCAAAGGGCCCGTTGGGCCAATCGTTCGACAGCTGGTAGGTGGTTTGCGCTCCGGTATGTCATACAGCGGTGCCAAGTCGATCGAGGAGATGCAGCGGAGGACGCGTTTCGTGCGCATGACGGGCGCTGGTCTGCGTGAGAGTGGAAGTCACGGTGTTGCCAAACTTTAA